One Meles meles chromosome 13, mMelMel3.1 paternal haplotype, whole genome shotgun sequence DNA segment encodes these proteins:
- the SYNPO2L gene encoding LOW QUALITY PROTEIN: synaptopodin 2-like protein (The sequence of the model RefSeq protein was modified relative to this genomic sequence to represent the inferred CDS: deleted 1 base in 1 codon) — translation MGAEEKVLVTLSGGAPWGFRLQGGAEQRKPLQVSKIRRRSQAGRAGLRERDQLLAINGVSCTSLSHASAMSLIDASGSQLVLTVRRVEDEEPVRSPSPGELQVLSPLSPLSPEPPGAPVPQPLQPGSLLSPPDSEAYYGETDSDADGTAAQEKPRRPRRRGPTRPSPPGAPPDEVYLSDSPAEPAAAAASPPSQGDSRVSSPSWEGGTALQLPPAEALLLPHGPLRPGPHLIPMVGPVPHPVAEDLTTTYTQKAKQAKLQRAESLQEKIVKEAKTKCRTIASLLTAAPNPHSKGVLMFKKRRQRAKKYTLVSFGAAAGTGAEEEDGVPPTSESELDEEAFSDARSLTNQCDWDSPYLDMELARPGSAAAEAQGGQLSEASGRGAQLFEQQRQRTASSTQELAPDGPAAMPNGQGLQSPPRAQSAPPEAAMLPSSPSPAPVASPRPFFPGGGAPTPAPNIFNRSAKPFTPGLQGQRPGTTSVIFRPLAPKRASESLGGLSSAPPPFQSPPQGPTLLPCHLPASGSPSTPRSSGPVTATSSLYIPAPNRPVTPGGTPEPPAPPSAAAKTSTASIFLSAPLRPSAHPEAPAPGPGAPEPPSAREQRISVPAARTGILQEARRRGTRKQMFRPGKEETKNSPNPELLSLVQNLDEKPRAGGAESGPEEDALSLGAEACNFMQPPGGRSYKTPSHVTPKTPPPMAPKTPPPMAPKTPPPVAPKPQSRGFLDGLVNGATPLATVPEPARLQGRGGELFAKRQSRADRYVVEATPSPGLGLGPRPRSPSPTPSLPPSWKYSPNIRAPPPIAYNPLLSPFFPQAARTLPNKAQSQGPRATPKQGIKALDFMRHQPYQLKTAMFCFDEVPQTPGPSSLGPPKTARVQEIRRFSTPAPQPTAEPLAPTVLAPRAATTLDEPIWRAELASTPVLSPPPPPESPRGLGTSPSSCGFQVARPRFSATRTGLQAHVWRPGAGHH, via the exons ATGGGTGCTGAGGAGAAGGTGCTGGTCACATTGTCAGGGGGAGCCCCCTGGGGTTTCCGACTTCAG GGGGGGGCCGAGCAGAGGAAACCTTTACAGGTGTCCAAG ATCCGAAGACGGAGCCAGGCTGGCAGAGCAGGACTCCGAGAGAGGGACCAGCTTTTGGCCATCAACGGGGTCTCCTGCACCAGCCTCTCTCATGCCAGTGCCATGAGCCTCATTGATGCCTCAGGGAGTCAACTGGTCCTCACGGTGCGGAG GGTAGAGGATGAGGAGCCTGTGCGGTCTCCATCCCCTGGTGAGCTTCAGGTGTTGTCACCCTTATCTCCACTGAGTCCTGAGCCCCCTGGCGCTCCAGTCCCCCAGCCTCTTCAGCCTGGGAGCCTCCTCTCGCCCCCTGACAGTGAAGCTTACTACGGAGAGACAGACAGTGATGCCGATGGCACTGCCGCCCAGGAGAAGCCCCGCAGACCCCGCCGCAGAGGCCCCACGAGGCCCTCCCCTCCAGGAGCCCCACCTGATGAGGTCTACCTGTCCGACAGCCCTGCAGAGCCAGCAGCTGCAGCCGCTAGTCCTCCCAGTCAGGGTGACAGCCGTGTGAGCTCCCCATCTTGGGAGGGTGGGACAGCCCTTCAGCTACCCCCAGCCGAGGCCCTGCTGTTGCCCCATGGTCCCCTCCGGCCTGGCCCTCATCTCATCCCTATGGTGGGGCCTGTTCCCCACCCGGTGGCAGAAGACCTCACTACTACCTACACCCAGAAGGCCAAGCAAGCCA AACTGCAACGGGCAGAGAGTCTCCAAGAGAAGATTGTGAAGGAGGCCAAGACCAAATGCCGGACGATTGCATCCCTACTAACTGCAGCCCCTAATCCCCACTCCAAGGGTGTGCTTATGTTTAAGAAACGACGGCAGAGAGCCAAGAAGTACACCCTAGTGAGCTTTGGGGCTGCGGCTGGGACAGGTGCTGAGGAAGAAGACGGGGTCCCTCCAACGAGCGAGTCGGAGCTGGACGAGGAGGCCTTCTCTGACGCCCGCAGCCTCACCAACCAGTGCGACTGGGACAGCCCCTATCTGGACATGGAGCTGGCCAGGCCAGGCTCCGCTGCAGCAGAGGCACAGGGCGGGCAGCTGAGTGAGGCCTCCGGCAGAGGGGCCCAGCTCTTTGAACAGCAGCGCCAGCGCACAGCCTCCAGCACCCAGGAGCTCGCCCCGGATGGTCCAGCAGCCATGCCCAACGGGCAGGGCCTGCAGTCACCACCTCGGGCCCAGAGTGCTCCTCCGGAGGCAGCGATGCTCCCATCCAGCCCTTCACCAGCCCCTGTAGCCAGCCCCAGACCCTTCTTCCCAGGCGGTGGAGCCCCAACCCCAGCTCCAAACATCTTTAACCGGTCAGCCAAACCCTTTACCCCAGGCCTACAAGGGCAGCGGCCAGGTACCACTTCGGTTATTTTCCGGCCCTTAGCTCCCAAGAGGGCGAGCGAAAGCCTGGGAGGCCTCAGCTCCGCCCCACCGCCCTTCCAGTCCCCTCCACAGGGACCCACCCTTCTGCCCTGCCACTTGCCAGCCTCCGGTTCCCCCAGCACTCCACGCTCCTCAGGCCCCGTGACAGCCACCAGTTCCCTGTACATCCCAGCCCCCAATCGTCCTGTAACGCCAGGAGGAACCCCAGAGCCCCCCGCTCCTCCTAGCGCTGCTGCCAAGACCTCCACCGCTTCTATCTTCCTATCGGCCCCTCTGCGACCCTCTGCGCACCCAGAGGCTCCCGCCCCAGGccccggggcacctgagccccccagcGCTCGGGAGCAGCGCATCTCCGTGCCAGCTGCCCGCACTGGCATCCTCCAGGAGGCCCGGCGAAGGGGAACCCGGAAGCAGATGTTTCGTCCGGGAAAGGAGGAGACGAAGAACTCGCCCAACCCCGAGCTGCTATCGTTGGTGCAGAACCTGGATGAAAAACCCCGGGCCGGGGGAGCGGAATCCGGTCCAGAGGAGGATGCTCTGAGCCTCGGAGCTGAAGCCTGCAACTTTATGCAGCCACCAGGGGGCAGGAGTTACAAGACTCCGTCTCACGTGACACCTAAAACCCCGCCTCCAATGGCACCCAAGACCCCGCCCCCAATGGCTCCCAAGACTCCACCTCCAGTGGCGCCTAAACCCCAGTCTCGAGGGTTCCTTGATGGTCTAGTGAATGGGGCAACGCCTTTGGCTACAGTCCCTGAGCCCGCAAGGCttcagggcaggggtggggagctgtTTGCCAAGCGGCAAAGCCGAGCAGACAGGTATGTGGTGGAAGCTACACCTAGTcctggccttggccttggccCTCGTCCCAGAAGCCCTTCCCCTACACCCTCATTGCCCCCTTCCTGGAAATATTCACCCAACATCCGTGCCCCACCTCCTATTGCTTACAACCCACTGCTCTCACCCTTCTTCCCCCAGGCTGCCCGAACTCTCCCTAATAAGGCCCAGTCCCAGGGTCCTCGGGCGACCCCCAAGCAGGGTATCAAGGCTCTGGATTTCATGCGGCACCAGCCCTACCAACTTAAAACTGCCATGTTCTGTTTCGATGAGGTTCCCCAGACTCCTGGCCCCAGCTCCTTAGGGCCCCCCAAAACTGCCCGGGTGCAGGAGATTCGCCGATTTTCCACTCCAGCACCCCAGCCCACTGCAGAACCCCTGGCTCCCACTGTGCTAGCCCCCCGAGCAGCCACTACATTGGATGAGCCCATCTGGAGAGCAGAGTTGGCCTCAACCCCTGTCCTTAGCCCACCCCCTCCTCCAGAGTCCCCCAGGGGTCTTGGGACTTCCCCCAGCTCCTGTGGCTTCCAGGTAGCCAGGCCCCGGTTCTCAGCCACCAGAACTGGATTGCAGGCTCATGTGTGGAGGCCGGGGGCAGGCCACCACTGA